The following coding sequences are from one Methanococcoides orientis window:
- a CDS encoding helix-turn-helix domain-containing protein, producing MTASIREMLRANCECDDVAKCILGLKALDMDAYKCLLANGPMTAESLGEHLNRERSTAYRSLQNLISCGLVYRETKTIDIGGYFYEYVAVDPTRVKEMLKENIDQWYEKVSGLVENIDKELLGTN from the coding sequence ATGACAGCATCAATTCGGGAAATGTTAAGGGCTAACTGTGAATGTGACGACGTGGCAAAGTGTATCTTGGGCTTAAAAGCACTTGATATGGATGCATACAAATGCTTGCTTGCCAATGGACCTATGACTGCTGAAAGTCTGGGTGAACATCTCAACAGGGAGCGAAGTACTGCATACCGGTCATTACAGAACCTGATATCATGTGGACTTGTCTATCGTGAGACCAAGACTATCGATATTGGTGGCTATTTTTATGAATATGTAGCTGTTGACCCTACGAGGGTCAAGGAAATGCTCAAGGAAAATATCGACCAGTGGTATGAGAAGGTCAGTGGCCTGGTCGAGAATATTGATAAAGAGCTTCTTGGGACTAACTGA
- a CDS encoding Lrp/AsnC family transcriptional regulator, with amino-acid sequence MDEQTRNILEILEEDARIVPEEIASLTGMTVEEVSQKIEYLEKAKIIRKYKTIIDWELAGENYVYAIIELKVQLERKLGYQAIAERLYKFPEVRSVRLLSGEHDISITVRGNSMKQVAFFVAEKIATLDQVQSTATHFVLKTYKENGLILDEPDQVKRLAVSP; translated from the coding sequence ATGGATGAGCAAACACGCAACATACTGGAGATCCTTGAAGAAGACGCAAGGATCGTACCAGAAGAGATCGCATCACTCACCGGCATGACCGTTGAGGAAGTGAGCCAGAAGATAGAGTATCTTGAGAAAGCGAAGATCATTCGCAAATACAAGACCATCATCGACTGGGAACTGGCAGGCGAGAACTATGTTTATGCCATCATTGAGCTTAAGGTTCAACTGGAACGCAAACTGGGATATCAGGCAATTGCCGAGAGGCTTTACAAGTTCCCGGAAGTACGCTCAGTAAGACTACTTTCCGGAGAACATGACATTTCAATTACAGTGCGCGGCAATTCCATGAAACAGGTCGCATTCTTCGTAGCGGAGAAGATCGCGACATTGGACCAGGTCCAGAGCACTGCCACCCACTTTGTTCTGAAGACCTACAAGGAAAATGGGCTGATCCTGGATGAGCCAGATCAGGTCAAGAGACTTGCAGTCTCCCCATAA
- the cobZ gene encoding alpha-ribazole phosphatase CobZ, whose amino-acid sequence MKLSDIDSQDLKKDQPKELEGEITSDIIDILEEEGITVKMLVDTALELYAPHPGLETREIAEARFRKEFDIAISDANLCLLIYSGILLERDGEKGKLPNISKSSYEKDLTFIIADEVIGMSIAKYISGDKGMFEFVRFDKQKPGILSKLGPFMDDVIGGLIGGVSANMYTRGMAEAAENEKKSRKNKDVSGVIAA is encoded by the coding sequence ATGAAACTTTCAGATATAGACTCTCAGGACCTGAAGAAGGACCAGCCAAAAGAGCTGGAAGGTGAGATCACCTCCGATATCATCGATATACTGGAGGAGGAAGGTATAACCGTGAAGATGCTTGTGGATACTGCTCTTGAGCTTTATGCTCCACATCCCGGTCTGGAGACCCGTGAGATCGCAGAAGCGCGTTTCAGGAAGGAGTTTGATATCGCCATATCTGATGCCAACCTTTGCCTTCTGATCTATTCCGGCATCCTTCTGGAAAGGGATGGTGAGAAAGGTAAGCTGCCAAATATAAGTAAGAGTTCTTATGAGAAAGACCTTACATTCATCATCGCAGATGAGGTAATCGGAATGAGCATTGCCAAGTATATTAGTGGTGATAAAGGCATGTTCGAGTTCGTGCGTTTCGACAAACAAAAACCCGGCATCCTCTCTAAGTTAGGTCCGTTCATGGACGACGTCATCGGTGGTCTTATTGGTGGGGTTTCAGCTAACATGTATACAAGGGGTATGGCTGAAGCTGCTGAAAATGAAAAAAAGTCACGTAAAAATAAAGATGTAAGTGGTGTGATAGCAGCATGA
- a CDS encoding response regulator: MEQILVVEDNPMNMELTVVLLESWGYNVGQAVDGAQALNEVKMGNYDLILLDMQLPRMDGLEVLEHLKNDVETADIPVVALTAHSMTGDGCKFLNAGCTGYISKPINVPEFKDQIADYLKGSA; this comes from the coding sequence ATGGAACAAATTTTGGTTGTGGAAGATAATCCTATGAATATGGAACTTACTGTGGTTCTGCTGGAATCATGGGGTTATAATGTTGGGCAGGCAGTAGATGGTGCGCAAGCTCTTAATGAAGTTAAAATGGGCAATTATGATCTTATTTTATTGGATATGCAGCTTCCTCGCATGGATGGACTCGAGGTGCTTGAGCATCTTAAGAATGATGTGGAAACTGCAGATATACCTGTGGTGGCCCTTACAGCCCATTCAATGACTGGTGATGGGTGTAAGTTCCTGAATGCCGGGTGTACGGGATACATTTCCAAACCCATCAATGTGCCTGAATTCAAGGACCAAATAGCTGATTATCTAAAGGGATCTGCTTAA
- a CDS encoding aminotransferase class I/II-fold pyridoxal phosphate-dependent enzyme, with product MRTQCNPSRFVSNSMQKVPPSGIRKFFDMASDSEDVISLGVGEPDYVTPWHIREACIHSIEHGETSYTSNYGLMELREEISRSYTKRHNVYYDPNDEILVTTGVSEALDLAIRAIVNPGDEIIVVQPSYVAYVPSIIFAGGVPVTIGAKGENDFRITAEEIEAAITNKTKAVIINYPNNPTGATMDRDELEAIADVIVEHDIMMISDDVYERLTYEGNHTCFSALEGMRDRTIMLNGFSKAYAMTGFRMAYAMAAPEIINSMMLIHQYSMLCAPITAQVGAIEALRNGEEEVSKMVREYDRRRKLIVGGLNDIGLDCFNPKGAFYAFPSIKSTGLTSDEFAERLLQEQNVVTIPGDIFGDTGAGFLRCAYAASREDIKEAIDRIGTFVDGL from the coding sequence TTGAGAACACAATGTAACCCCTCCCGGTTTGTATCGAACAGTATGCAAAAAGTACCCCCATCGGGTATTCGAAAGTTCTTCGACATGGCGTCCGACAGCGAAGACGTCATCTCCCTTGGAGTTGGAGAACCTGATTATGTGACACCATGGCACATACGGGAAGCGTGCATACACTCAATCGAACACGGGGAAACATCATACACCTCTAACTATGGCCTTATGGAGCTTCGTGAAGAGATCTCAAGGTCATACACAAAAAGGCACAATGTATACTATGACCCAAACGATGAGATACTTGTCACCACAGGCGTAAGTGAGGCACTTGACCTTGCGATACGGGCTATCGTGAACCCTGGCGATGAGATCATCGTAGTACAGCCATCATATGTGGCTTACGTGCCTTCCATAATATTCGCAGGCGGAGTTCCTGTTACCATTGGTGCAAAAGGAGAAAATGATTTCAGGATCACAGCCGAAGAGATAGAAGCTGCCATTACGAACAAAACAAAAGCAGTCATCATAAACTATCCAAATAATCCTACCGGCGCCACAATGGACAGAGATGAACTGGAAGCCATTGCAGATGTCATTGTAGAACATGATATTATGATGATATCAGATGACGTCTACGAGAGACTTACCTACGAGGGAAATCATACATGTTTTTCAGCCCTTGAAGGAATGCGTGACCGGACCATCATGCTGAACGGATTCTCAAAGGCATATGCAATGACAGGATTCAGGATGGCATATGCAATGGCAGCCCCCGAGATCATCAATTCAATGATGCTGATCCACCAGTATTCCATGCTCTGCGCCCCAATAACAGCACAGGTTGGTGCTATCGAAGCACTTCGCAACGGAGAGGAAGAAGTTAGCAAAATGGTCCGGGAGTACGACAGGCGCAGGAAGCTCATCGTTGGCGGATTGAACGATATCGGACTGGATTGCTTCAACCCAAAAGGAGCATTCTATGCATTCCCATCCATCAAGAGCACAGGGCTGACATCTGACGAATTTGCAGAAAGGCTGCTTCAAGAGCAGAATGTCGTAACAATTCCAGGAGATATCTTCGGCGATACCGGAGCAGGATTCCTTCGCTGTGCCTATGCAGCATCAAGGGAAGATATCAAGGAAGCTATTGACAGGATAGGTACGTTTGTAGACGGATTATGA
- a CDS encoding 30S ribosomal protein S8e: MQFQGRSKRKYTGAKIKSSRGKRKYELGREPAETHVADTKRKNISTRGGNRKVRLLQSNTANVTNPADGKTVVSAIETVVDNTANEHYIRRNTITKGSVIKTAAGNAIVTSRPGQDGVVNAVLIE, from the coding sequence ATGCAATTTCAGGGAAGATCAAAAAGGAAATACACAGGAGCAAAGATCAAATCATCACGCGGTAAGAGGAAATATGAACTCGGGCGTGAACCTGCAGAAACACATGTTGCTGACACAAAGAGGAAGAACATCTCAACACGTGGCGGAAACAGAAAGGTAAGGCTCCTGCAGAGCAACACTGCAAACGTCACAAACCCTGCAGATGGAAAGACAGTTGTTTCAGCTATCGAAACAGTTGTTGACAACACTGCAAACGAGCACTACATCAGACGTAACACCATCACAAAGGGCTCAGTAATCAAGACCGCAGCTGGCAATGCTATTGTCACAAGCCGCCCTGGACAGGATGGCGTGGTCAACGCAGTATTGATCGAGTAA
- a CDS encoding cobalamin biosynthesis protein — MIEPFLPGTDHLISVLLLATAFDLLIGEPPTALHPVVWIGNLIGFFKRSAPATHRKLYGVLFALVVILFASSIGYAVLLVANLSILPGFVVLLIEAYFLKSTFAIRRLIEAGVEVNTELVKGDLPSARQKLSMYVSRDTSQLSEGQVSSSVIETCSENFVDGILSPLFYYAILGPYGLIGAYAFKAVSTLDSMVGYMDEKHRDLGYFSAKTDDVLNWIPARICVIYITLGSVLAGMVSQGKKLDHGGAIKCATSDCRSCSSPNSGYPMASVAGVLGVRLEKPNTYVIGKDFSMPVAEDIKQASLVIAAASILAVISFAVLIYIISVIINYI; from the coding sequence ATGATCGAACCTTTTCTTCCTGGTACTGACCATCTCATATCGGTGCTCCTCCTTGCAACTGCATTTGACCTGTTGATAGGAGAACCTCCAACAGCTCTGCATCCGGTGGTCTGGATAGGCAACCTGATCGGCTTCTTCAAAAGATCAGCTCCTGCCACACACAGGAAGCTCTATGGTGTGCTTTTCGCCCTTGTTGTTATACTGTTTGCATCATCGATCGGCTATGCTGTGCTGCTGGTTGCAAACCTCTCTATATTGCCTGGGTTTGTGGTACTTCTCATCGAAGCTTATTTCCTCAAGTCCACCTTTGCCATACGCCGCCTTATAGAGGCTGGTGTCGAGGTCAATACTGAGCTAGTAAAAGGTGATCTGCCTTCTGCACGTCAGAAGTTGTCTATGTACGTCAGCAGGGACACCTCGCAGCTAAGCGAAGGTCAGGTCTCTTCATCTGTTATCGAGACCTGCTCGGAGAATTTCGTGGATGGCATTTTAAGCCCTCTGTTTTATTATGCGATCCTTGGGCCTTATGGTCTGATAGGGGCATACGCGTTCAAGGCAGTGAGCACCCTCGATTCAATGGTAGGCTACATGGATGAGAAACACAGGGACCTTGGATACTTCTCGGCAAAGACCGATGATGTCCTCAACTGGATCCCTGCACGTATCTGTGTTATTTACATCACTCTTGGATCTGTCCTTGCGGGAATGGTCTCACAAGGGAAGAAACTTGACCATGGTGGTGCGATAAAGTGTGCTACCAGTGACTGTCGTTCATGCTCTTCGCCAAATTCCGGTTATCCGATGGCTTCTGTGGCCGGTGTGCTTGGTGTGCGTCTGGAGAAACCGAATACCTATGTGATCGGCAAGGATTTTTCCATGCCTGTGGCAGAAGATATAAAACAAGCATCGTTGGTAATTGCTGCAGCCTCGATACTTGCAGTGATCTCGTTTGCAGTGTTAATCTATATAATTTCAGTTATAATCAACTACATCTAA
- a CDS encoding RAD55 family ATPase — translation MADEVTQERVSTGIRGLDEMLRGGFFKGTANVVSGKSGTGKTIFGTQFLMEGIEKGETVMCIITSEESKSLVREMQASFGWDLDSMVAEGKLVFVDITDPSLRLQKSVEIAPTELIKSFKKLVESKIEETKPDRVFIDSIEAMFLAIESNYKLRTLIDDIFGIFRKRNVTALVTVGVMFGLDEMVEYGADAVVKLGREIIGSNLQRTIYVMKLRGSGTINEVRVLNISDSGMAVLAQSPYLEK, via the coding sequence ATGGCTGATGAAGTAACTCAAGAAAGGGTTAGCACGGGAATTCGTGGATTGGATGAAATGTTACGTGGGGGCTTCTTCAAAGGGACTGCTAATGTTGTCTCAGGAAAGTCCGGTACAGGTAAAACTATCTTTGGAACCCAATTCCTGATGGAAGGTATTGAAAAAGGCGAAACCGTGATGTGCATCATCACATCCGAGGAATCCAAGTCTCTCGTACGTGAAATGCAAGCATCCTTCGGATGGGATCTCGATTCCATGGTCGCAGAAGGCAAACTGGTATTTGTAGACATCACAGACCCAAGCCTTCGTCTCCAGAAGAGTGTGGAGATCGCTCCGACAGAGCTTATCAAGAGCTTCAAGAAACTGGTGGAAAGCAAGATCGAGGAAACAAAACCTGATCGTGTGTTCATCGATTCCATTGAAGCAATGTTCCTTGCAATTGAGTCCAACTACAAGCTGCGCACATTGATCGATGATATCTTTGGTATCTTCAGGAAACGCAATGTTACAGCTCTTGTAACCGTTGGTGTTATGTTCGGACTGGACGAGATGGTTGAATATGGTGCAGATGCTGTTGTCAAACTTGGTCGCGAGATCATAGGAAGCAACCTCCAGCGTACCATCTATGTAATGAAGCTCAGAGGTTCAGGCACCATCAACGAAGTTAGGGTACTCAATATTTCTGACAGTGGTATGGCTGTACTTGCTCAGTCACCATATCTTGAGAAATAA
- a CDS encoding NTP transferase domain-containing protein encodes MDAVIMAGGQGLRLGMGEKPCVELLGKPLISYVIDSLEKSSHIERIFVAVSPSTPATEELVREKYGDHIQEINTAGDNYVGDMVYAVESSGIKGPVMIIMSDLPLVTPALLDSIIDAYESCEEESMSVFIPLSLCSEVGIRPDTVFNWSGKLIVPAGINILDGKHINEEQKYHNYMLDDPEIALNINTAEDLKRCKNILINR; translated from the coding sequence TTGGACGCTGTTATAATGGCAGGCGGGCAGGGACTTCGACTTGGAATGGGTGAAAAACCATGTGTCGAACTTCTTGGTAAACCTCTTATAAGTTACGTTATCGATTCTCTGGAAAAGTCTTCACACATCGAACGCATATTCGTAGCAGTGTCTCCTTCAACGCCCGCTACTGAAGAGCTTGTGAGGGAGAAATATGGTGATCATATACAGGAGATCAATACGGCAGGTGACAACTATGTAGGGGATATGGTCTATGCCGTGGAGAGTTCAGGTATAAAGGGTCCTGTGATGATAATAATGTCTGACCTTCCTCTTGTGACGCCGGCACTCCTGGATTCCATCATTGATGCCTATGAATCGTGTGAGGAAGAGTCAATGTCCGTTTTCATACCTCTTTCTCTTTGCAGCGAGGTGGGCATACGACCGGACACGGTCTTCAATTGGAGCGGTAAGCTAATTGTGCCTGCTGGCATTAATATTCTTGATGGGAAGCATATCAATGAGGAGCAGAAATATCATAATTACATGCTTGATGATCCTGAGATCGCTTTGAACATAAATACGGCGGAAGATCTGAAACGGTGCAAAAATATCCTCATAAATAGATGA
- a CDS encoding AAA family ATPase: MVRSAQKTTLNRNREENIETSDSTADIVILKPKGYPLSSMLDEYPEIEDPDIFEQYARKQWKGFLARKGEYLFDHRMYPDFAYKILDVEPPESVIGMETTIVVNEDDKIPITPEFATRITFEDVIGQTTARRKCKLIERFLEDPEKFGKWAPRNVLFYGPSGTGKTMLAKALANKTEVPLLPIKATQLIGEFVGEGARQIHQLYDRAEEMQPCIIFIDELDAIALDRKFQELRGDVAEIVNALLTEMDGIVERKGVCTIGATNRIDSLDSAVRSRFEEEIEFILPDEQDRHMIIEQNISTFPLPAKDIDLQRIAKLTAGLSGRDIVEKVLKNALHQAIIDDREEVAQELFENAISKLVKKEDTGALNRLYI, translated from the coding sequence ATAGTCAGATCTGCCCAGAAGACAACATTAAATAGAAATAGGGAAGAAAACATCGAAACGTCCGACTCCACTGCAGACATAGTCATACTAAAACCCAAGGGTTATCCACTTAGCAGTATGCTTGATGAATATCCAGAGATAGAAGACCCTGATATCTTCGAACAATATGCAAGAAAACAGTGGAAGGGATTTCTGGCACGCAAGGGAGAATACCTTTTTGACCACAGAATGTATCCCGACTTTGCTTACAAGATCCTCGATGTGGAACCGCCCGAATCGGTCATTGGAATGGAAACCACCATAGTTGTCAATGAGGATGATAAGATCCCTATTACACCCGAGTTTGCGACAAGGATCACATTTGAAGATGTTATCGGCCAGACAACTGCCCGTAGGAAATGTAAACTTATCGAGCGTTTTCTCGAAGATCCGGAAAAGTTTGGTAAATGGGCACCCCGAAACGTACTGTTCTATGGACCATCCGGAACTGGCAAGACAATGCTCGCAAAAGCTCTTGCCAACAAAACAGAGGTACCACTGTTGCCTATAAAGGCTACACAGCTTATCGGAGAATTTGTAGGAGAAGGTGCCCGCCAGATACACCAGCTTTATGATAGGGCTGAAGAGATGCAGCCATGCATAATATTCATTGACGAACTGGATGCCATTGCACTGGACAGGAAATTCCAGGAACTAAGAGGAGATGTGGCAGAGATCGTGAACGCACTGCTTACCGAAATGGATGGGATCGTGGAGCGCAAGGGAGTTTGCACCATAGGAGCAACGAACCGTATCGATAGCCTTGATTCTGCCGTAAGGAGCCGATTTGAGGAAGAGATCGAGTTCATATTACCCGATGAGCAGGACCGCCATATGATAATTGAACAGAACATAAGCACATTCCCACTTCCTGCCAAAGATATTGACCTGCAAAGGATCGCAAAGCTTACAGCAGGACTTTCAGGAAGGGATATTGTGGAAAAGGTTCTAAAGAATGCATTGCATCAGGCGATCATAGACGACCGGGAAGAGGTTGCACAGGAACTTTTTGAGAATGCAATTTCTAAACTGGTTAAAAAAGAAGACACTGGTGCTTTGAATAGACTTTATATATGA
- a CDS encoding DUF5591 domain-containing protein codes for MTTIIPENERSSEPLDTERLIYHPDMIRANEWVLTEYQPPTRDFCIFVPCAMRKPYHTSPSHKMYDRIIFGILEQEDAHVVVFGTCGITPREIDNEYPFTDYKFMMGKCNVAKIKRDFIKMESERLAKYLERTRDNYKHRIAYCIGDFRTAMEKAVEMTNIDVVIVPDRKTMEEVANPNKRFKYGSLSQRQYLQDFSDSITSILNIPERTVGVHDDHSTNDMDWYLL; via the coding sequence TTGACAACTATAATTCCTGAAAATGAACGTTCAAGTGAACCACTGGACACAGAGCGACTGATATACCACCCCGACATGATACGTGCAAATGAGTGGGTACTTACTGAATACCAGCCCCCTACGAGGGATTTTTGCATCTTCGTACCCTGTGCCATGAGGAAGCCATATCATACCAGCCCCTCACACAAGATGTATGACCGCATTATCTTCGGCATACTCGAACAAGAGGATGCACATGTTGTGGTATTTGGCACCTGCGGGATCACTCCACGGGAGATAGATAACGAATACCCTTTCACTGATTATAAGTTCATGATGGGGAAGTGCAATGTCGCTAAGATAAAACGTGATTTCATCAAGATGGAAAGTGAGAGGCTTGCAAAGTATCTGGAAAGAACACGCGATAACTACAAGCACCGAATTGCATATTGTATCGGCGACTTCAGGACGGCCATGGAAAAAGCAGTTGAAATGACCAACATTGACGTTGTCATTGTGCCTGACAGGAAGACTATGGAAGAGGTCGCTAACCCGAATAAGCGCTTTAAGTATGGAAGCCTCAGCCAGCGCCAGTATCTTCAGGACTTTTCAGACTCCATCACAAGTATACTGAATATCCCGGAACGTACCGTGGGAGTTCATGATGACCACTCAACTAACGATATGGACTGGTATCTTTTGTAA
- the cobS gene encoding adenosylcobinamide-GDP ribazoletransferase, producing MNNFLLALKTSFGFLSTIPVGMTMEGFDELVKRSYLQTFAGVVLGLMIGVFAFITETVMPDQISAILIMVFIYYLTGLNHLDGLGDFGDGATAHGSLEKKIKALKDVALGIGGVGYAILALLALYASISALQAELIFFSDNAALMLAVSLLVAEIGAKQAMLTVAAFGKPIHEGLGSMIINSTTFPRYVVSFILGIVASVLAFGSIGVIGYLAAIISAFVIINISNRHFKGVNGDCIGTANEIARIIVLIAITLMVIAINNGNGGLLWTLL from the coding sequence ATGAACAATTTTTTGCTTGCTCTTAAGACAAGTTTTGGTTTCCTTTCCACTATACCTGTGGGTATGACGATGGAAGGGTTTGATGAGCTGGTAAAGCGTAGCTATCTACAGACATTCGCAGGTGTGGTCCTGGGTCTTATGATCGGGGTCTTTGCTTTTATTACTGAGACTGTGATGCCGGACCAGATCAGTGCAATTCTTATCATGGTATTTATCTACTATCTTACGGGGTTGAACCATCTTGATGGCCTGGGGGATTTCGGTGATGGAGCTACTGCTCACGGTTCACTTGAAAAGAAGATAAAAGCTCTCAAGGATGTTGCCCTCGGTATCGGGGGAGTGGGTTATGCAATTCTTGCATTGCTTGCTCTGTATGCATCAATTTCTGCTCTTCAGGCTGAACTCATATTCTTCTCTGACAATGCTGCGTTAATGCTTGCAGTCTCGTTACTTGTGGCCGAGATCGGTGCCAAGCAGGCGATGCTTACGGTTGCTGCATTTGGGAAACCCATTCACGAAGGGCTTGGTTCCATGATAATCAACAGCACGACCTTCCCGAGATATGTAGTATCCTTCATACTTGGTATTGTAGCAAGCGTACTGGCTTTCGGTTCCATTGGAGTTATCGGATATCTGGCAGCCATAATTTCCGCATTTGTTATAATTAACATCTCCAACCGCCATTTCAAAGGTGTGAACGGGGATTGTATCGGAACTGCAAACGAGATCGCACGTATCATTGTACTGATCGCAATAACTCTCATGGTGATCGCTATCAATAATGGAAATGGAGGATTGCTTTGGACGCTGTTATAA
- the rnz gene encoding ribonuclease Z: protein MLLVTFLGTGGSLPTKNRNPSAIMVNRDGELIMFDCGEGAQQQMMRAKTGMMNLSSIFITHFHADHILGIPGLVQTMSFQGRTEPLTIYGPEWVGEFVKLLSALGYYKLKFEIKAVKMERGDVVKRDGYSVVALQTDHNVRSIGYALVEDPRPGKFDRKKAMELGVPIGPLFSKLHKGEDVEIDGKVISSEDVVGESRPGRTIIYSGDTRPCRDILEASEGADLLIHDGTLADEKLEWAKEAKHSTAGEAAALAKKAGVKKLVLTHVSSRYSDDVSPLLNDAKAIFEDVIIAEDLMSIEVPYKG, encoded by the coding sequence ATGCTTCTTGTAACATTTTTAGGTACCGGTGGTTCTTTACCCACCAAGAACCGCAATCCTTCCGCAATCATGGTCAACAGGGATGGGGAACTTATCATGTTCGACTGTGGGGAAGGTGCTCAGCAGCAGATGATGCGTGCAAAGACAGGGATGATGAACCTCTCATCCATATTTATCACGCATTTCCATGCAGATCATATTCTCGGCATACCTGGTCTTGTACAGACCATGTCCTTTCAGGGAAGGACCGAACCACTCACCATATATGGCCCTGAATGGGTGGGGGAGTTCGTAAAGTTGCTTTCGGCTCTTGGCTACTACAAGCTGAAGTTCGAGATAAAGGCTGTCAAAATGGAGCGCGGTGATGTTGTAAAGCGGGATGGTTATTCTGTCGTTGCTTTACAGACAGATCACAACGTACGTAGCATTGGGTATGCCCTGGTGGAAGATCCGAGGCCGGGAAAGTTCGACCGGAAAAAAGCTATGGAACTTGGTGTTCCGATAGGTCCTCTCTTTTCAAAACTTCATAAAGGGGAGGATGTGGAAATTGATGGCAAGGTCATAAGTTCTGAAGATGTGGTTGGTGAATCCCGGCCAGGAAGGACTATTATATACAGCGGTGATACGAGACCATGCAGGGATATCCTGGAAGCGAGTGAGGGTGCTGACCTTTTGATACATGATGGAACGCTTGCTGATGAAAAGCTCGAATGGGCAAAGGAAGCAAAACATTCCACTGCAGGTGAGGCTGCAGCACTGGCAAAGAAGGCGGGTGTAAAGAAACTGGTGCTGACACATGTCAGTTCAAGGTATTCGGATGATGTTTCTCCTTTGCTGAACGATGCAAAAGCAATATTTGAGGATGTTATAATTGCAGAAGACCTGATGTCCATCGAAGTTCCCTATAAGGGATGA